Proteins encoded by one window of Polaribacter haliotis:
- a CDS encoding glycosyltransferase, with amino-acid sequence MLTIVTPTLNSVNYLENNINSIKKLTIPFEHIIVDGGSSDGTLEIIKKHPHIKLINQSEKLGMYHAISLGFEKAKGEFITWINSDDIVVKEGFEKMYDVLKSNKYDFVYSDSIFNYIKKEKKTRINGSRFPKFILKNKIMPFVQPSTMYTKNLYEKIGGLNYLKFKLAGDLDMFRRFSLEKGVRFKYLNIVSTEFLKYGESLGDINIEAMINEVKEMDGRTNAISKIIIRLILLIR; translated from the coding sequence ATGTTAACAATAGTAACGCCAACTTTAAATTCAGTTAATTATCTGGAAAATAACATTAATTCCATAAAAAAATTAACAATTCCATTTGAACATATTATTGTAGATGGGGGTTCTTCGGACGGAACATTAGAAATTATAAAAAAGCACCCACATATTAAGTTAATTAATCAGTCTGAAAAGTTGGGCATGTACCATGCCATTTCTTTAGGTTTCGAGAAAGCGAAGGGAGAATTTATTACTTGGATAAATTCCGATGATATTGTTGTTAAAGAAGGTTTTGAAAAAATGTATGATGTACTAAAATCTAACAAATACGACTTTGTGTATTCAGATTCAATTTTTAATTATATAAAAAAAGAAAAAAAAACGAGGATTAATGGATCTCGATTTCCAAAGTTTATATTAAAAAATAAGATCATGCCCTTTGTTCAACCAAGTACTATGTATACGAAAAATTTATACGAGAAAATTGGAGGATTAAATTATTTAAAATTCAAATTAGCTGGAGATTTAGACATGTTTAGGCGTTTTTCTTTAGAAAAAGGAGTTAGATTTAAATATTTGAATATTGTGTCTACAGAATTTTTGAAGTACGGAGAATCCCTTGGAGATATAAATATTGAAGCTATGATAAACGAAGTTAAAGAAATGGATGGTAGAACAAATGCTATTTCTAAAATTATTATAAGACTTATATTGTTAATTAGGTAA
- a CDS encoding PIG-L deacetylase family protein: MLKSLNSKRIMIVVAHPDDELLGLGGTMNRLINQENVITHVIILGEGITSRSNIRDTEKWKKELSIHRENIKQAQKSIGYHSVSIFDFPDNRFDTVGLLDIIKVIETEKKKFKPDVIFTHHGGDVNIDHQRTFEAVVTSCRPMENEKVKLIITFETPSGTEWRASSDPKHFIPNLFFSISAENLESKIKGMESYEFEKRKFPHPRSPKALKIQAQRWGVAIGEELAEAFQIIRYIN, translated from the coding sequence ATGTTAAAATCACTGAACAGTAAAAGAATAATGATTGTTGTTGCTCACCCTGATGATGAGTTATTAGGTTTAGGTGGAACAATGAATCGATTAATTAATCAAGAAAACGTTATAACCCATGTAATTATTTTAGGAGAAGGAATTACTAGTAGATCTAATATTAGGGACACTGAGAAGTGGAAAAAAGAATTATCAATTCATAGAGAAAATATTAAACAGGCACAAAAAAGTATAGGTTACCACTCTGTAAGTATATTTGATTTTCCAGATAATAGATTTGATACTGTTGGTTTGTTAGATATAATTAAGGTTATTGAAACGGAAAAGAAAAAATTTAAACCAGATGTTATTTTTACGCATCATGGAGGTGATGTAAATATAGATCATCAGCGTACGTTCGAGGCTGTTGTAACATCATGCAGACCAATGGAAAATGAAAAAGTTAAATTAATAATAACTTTCGAAACTCCTTCTGGAACTGAATGGAGAGCTTCTTCTGATCCAAAACATTTTATTCCAAATTTGTTTTTTTCAATTAGTGCAGAGAATTTAGAGTCAAAAATAAAAGGCATGGAAAGTTATGAATTTGAAAAAAGAAAATTTCCACATCCACGTTCCCCTAAAGCACTTAAAATTCAAGCACAAAGATGGGGTGTAGCAATTGGCGAAGAGTTGGCAGAAGCATTTCAAATAATAAGATACATAAATTAA
- a CDS encoding oligosaccharide flippase family protein produces the protein MNFKLNIKFFRKNIGELWYLLSSIIVPAVGFFTSFMVAKFVAPEDNGLIESYFLIIPYVSFIHLGIFNGLNRNIAFYKAKGELSKVSLQVGTSLFVSRLVSVISFVVVLIYILVINQKTVYSSLDYVAISGVLFISTATPIALHIDTTFRSGQDFKKLGTLRFWEAGFQLLLMPLLILLHGYGRVIIEIGKSLVNVVLRIRNNPYNVASRFDLNSYKELFKVGFPLLFGGYLFTLYSISDQSIIALKLGNVALGYYFLSKLIITSMLLVPTSLTAIFYPKASAIFGFSDKKSSLRVFFWKALFINATVLSIIGLFLYLSIDFIVENYIPKYTLGIEAAKINIITGLSFVSIGPSVILGVVKKNTFYIFLVSISLLSMWCLSLFVEIYSIEQVAYFRCVISLLLALGTIIYSYYLTFDRNKL, from the coding sequence ATGAACTTTAAGTTAAATATAAAGTTTTTTAGAAAAAATATAGGTGAACTTTGGTATTTGTTGTCTTCTATTATTGTCCCAGCTGTAGGCTTTTTTACTAGTTTTATGGTTGCTAAATTTGTAGCCCCAGAAGATAATGGATTAATAGAATCATATTTTTTAATTATACCTTACGTCAGTTTTATACATTTAGGTATTTTTAACGGCTTAAATCGTAATATTGCTTTTTATAAGGCAAAAGGAGAGCTATCTAAAGTTTCTTTACAGGTGGGTACTTCCTTATTTGTAAGCAGACTTGTTTCAGTAATTTCATTTGTTGTAGTTTTAATTTACATATTAGTTATTAATCAAAAAACAGTATATTCATCATTAGATTATGTAGCTATATCAGGAGTTTTATTTATTTCAACTGCTACCCCAATAGCTTTACATATAGATACAACCTTTAGAAGCGGTCAGGATTTTAAAAAATTGGGTACTCTAAGATTTTGGGAAGCAGGATTTCAACTTCTACTAATGCCTTTGTTAATATTATTACATGGTTATGGAAGAGTTATTATCGAAATAGGAAAGTCTTTAGTAAATGTTGTTCTTAGAATTAGAAACAATCCATATAATGTTGCTTCTCGTTTTGATTTAAATAGTTACAAAGAACTATTTAAAGTTGGTTTTCCTTTATTATTTGGTGGATATTTATTTACTTTATATTCTATCTCAGATCAATCTATTATAGCCCTTAAATTAGGGAATGTTGCATTAGGATATTATTTTTTATCGAAATTAATAATTACTTCTATGTTATTAGTACCTACATCACTAACTGCTATTTTCTACCCTAAAGCAAGTGCTATTTTTGGTTTCTCAGACAAAAAATCAAGTTTGCGTGTTTTTTTTTGGAAAGCTTTGTTTATAAATGCGACAGTGCTAAGTATAATTGGTCTCTTTCTTTATTTAAGTATTGATTTTATTGTGGAAAACTATATACCAAAATATACTTTAGGCATAGAAGCAGCAAAAATAAATATTATTACAGGCTTATCATTTGTAAGTATAGGTCCAAGTGTAATACTAGGTGTTGTTAAAAAAAATACTTTTTATATTTTTTTAGTGTCAATAAGTTTGTTATCTATGTGGTGTTTAAGCCTTTTTGTTGAGATTTATTCTATAGAACAAGTTGCATATTTTAGATGTGTAATATCTTTACTGTTAGCTTTAGGAACAATTATATACAGTTATTACTTAACTTTTGATAGAAATAAGTTGTAA
- the pseI gene encoding pseudaminic acid synthase, whose amino-acid sequence MINNKVFIIAELSANHGGDIEIAKETIRAAKRTGANAIKLQTYKAETMTINSNKDDFVIKGTIWEGRNLYKLYEEAYTPWDWHAELFHTAKKEGLVCFSSPFDKTAVDLLESLNNPIYKIASFEITDIPLIKYIASKGKPIIMSTGIAEYDDIDLAIKTCREAGNNDITVLKCTSSYPAPVEEANLLTMQRFAKDFNVKVGLSDHTLGNTVPVVATALGATVIEKHFILNKAIGGPDASFSLDEKEFTEMVIAVRKAEDALGQESYELTEKQKSGKAFSRSLYIVKDIKKGEVITEKNIKSIRPGFGLHPKYYDKVLGKTINKDVFKGERLSTDMFSL is encoded by the coding sequence ATGATAAATAATAAAGTTTTTATAATAGCTGAATTATCCGCAAATCATGGAGGTGATATTGAAATAGCTAAAGAAACGATTAGAGCTGCTAAACGAACGGGTGCAAATGCTATAAAATTACAAACTTACAAAGCAGAAACTATGACAATAAATTCTAATAAGGATGATTTTGTTATAAAAGGTACAATTTGGGAAGGTAGGAATCTATACAAATTATATGAAGAAGCCTATACACCATGGGATTGGCATGCAGAACTTTTTCACACTGCTAAAAAAGAAGGTTTAGTTTGTTTTTCATCTCCTTTTGATAAAACTGCTGTAGATTTATTAGAAAGTTTAAATAATCCTATTTATAAAATTGCTTCGTTTGAAATAACAGATATTCCCTTAATTAAATATATTGCATCTAAAGGAAAGCCAATTATAATGTCTACAGGTATTGCTGAATATGATGATATCGATTTAGCAATAAAAACTTGTAGAGAAGCTGGAAATAATGATATTACAGTGCTTAAATGTACATCTTCTTATCCAGCACCTGTCGAGGAAGCTAATTTGTTAACAATGCAGCGTTTTGCAAAAGATTTTAACGTTAAAGTAGGCTTGTCAGACCATACACTAGGAAATACTGTTCCTGTTGTTGCAACTGCTTTAGGAGCAACCGTTATCGAGAAACACTTTATTTTAAATAAGGCGATAGGAGGTCCAGATGCTAGTTTCTCATTGGATGAAAAAGAATTTACAGAAATGGTAATAGCTGTTCGAAAAGCAGAAGATGCTCTTGGACAAGAAAGTTACGAATTAACTGAAAAACAAAAATCAGGTAAAGCCTTCTCTCGTTCATTATACATAGTTAAAGACATCAAAAAAGGAGAAGTAATCACCGAAAAAAACATAAAATCTATTAGACCTGGTTTTGGACTTCATCCAAAATATTATGATAAAGTTTTAGGGAAAACGATTAATAAAGACGTTTTTAAAGGAGAAAGATTATCTACTGACATGTTTAGTCTATAA
- a CDS encoding glycosyltransferase — protein MKVLINTTNLVIGGAIQVSTSFLEALKNHHNNEYHIFLSQKIIEQIDEKSFQKNFVFYHFSTSPASLIRGREVRKKLSYLELKIKPDIVFTVFGPSYWQPRSLHITGFADGWCYTPNSIAFNKLSIRRKIKSKFLIAIKNKLIKKSDYLIVETETAKKNIFKYLHYPLEKIFVVGNTFHQSYLNQPIKKGNKKNEVFKLLVLSAFYPHKNLEIINDVVEILKVKSKVKFEFCLTIPNNSFEKYFKKSDYIKNIGPQTIVDCKVLYERTNALFLPTLLETFTANYPEAMIMKVPILTSDLDFARELCDDAALYFDPMSPEDIASKIIELHGNEILQKQLVERGELMIQQFETADSRTAKYLSIFKDILKN, from the coding sequence ATGAAAGTTTTAATTAATACAACAAACCTCGTAATAGGTGGAGCGATACAAGTTTCTACATCCTTTTTAGAAGCTTTGAAAAATCATCATAATAATGAGTATCACATTTTTTTATCACAAAAAATTATTGAGCAAATCGATGAAAAATCTTTTCAAAAAAATTTTGTCTTTTATCATTTTTCAACATCTCCAGCAAGCTTAATAAGAGGTAGAGAAGTAAGGAAAAAACTTTCTTATTTAGAATTAAAAATTAAACCAGATATAGTATTTACTGTATTTGGTCCTTCTTATTGGCAACCAAGAAGTCTACACATTACAGGTTTTGCTGATGGTTGGTGTTATACACCTAACTCTATAGCATTTAATAAATTGTCAATTAGAAGAAAAATTAAATCAAAATTTTTAATAGCCATTAAAAACAAATTAATAAAAAAAAGCGATTATTTAATAGTTGAAACAGAAACAGCCAAAAAAAATATTTTTAAATACTTACATTATCCTTTAGAAAAGATTTTTGTTGTGGGTAATACTTTTCATCAATCGTATTTAAATCAACCAATAAAAAAGGGGAATAAGAAAAATGAGGTTTTCAAACTTTTAGTTTTAAGTGCATTTTACCCACACAAAAATTTAGAAATAATCAATGATGTTGTAGAGATTCTTAAAGTTAAATCTAAAGTTAAATTTGAATTCTGCTTAACAATACCCAATAATTCTTTTGAAAAATATTTTAAGAAATCAGATTATATAAAAAATATTGGCCCTCAAACCATTGTCGATTGTAAAGTCTTATATGAAAGAACTAATGCTTTATTTTTACCGACCTTACTTGAAACATTTACTGCAAATTACCCAGAAGCAATGATAATGAAAGTTCCTATTTTAACTTCCGATCTTGATTTTGCAAGAGAGCTTTGTGATGACGCCGCTCTATATTTTGACCCCATGTCACCAGAAGATATTGCTAGTAAAATTATAGAATTACATGGAAACGAAATTTTACAAAAGCAATTAGTAGAAAGAGGAGAGTTAATGATTCAACAATTTGAAACTGCGGATAGTCGAACTGCTAAGTATTTGTCAATTTTTAAAGACATACTTAAAAATTAA
- a CDS encoding HAD-IB family phosphatase, with protein MKICAFDFDGTLIKNDSIKLFCRWVSNNQLEFLIVYHLYFRFILLFKDYNLKFTRVAFFHKLYKKRKLDIQEFTKILLKDQFEDSENIINEMKKEYKVIIVSASFDFILSDYSDYYGINLFANSLNNKQDLNFSNKVYTIKSNFKKEDILEVAYGNSEGDFDMLESSKQAYFRYKNGKILKWQK; from the coding sequence ATGAAAATTTGTGCTTTCGATTTTGACGGAACTTTAATCAAAAATGATTCAATAAAATTGTTTTGTAGATGGGTGTCAAATAATCAATTGGAGTTTTTGATTGTTTATCATTTATATTTTAGGTTTATCTTGTTATTTAAAGATTATAATTTAAAGTTTACAAGGGTTGCATTTTTTCATAAATTATACAAAAAAAGAAAACTTGATATCCAAGAATTTACAAAAATCTTACTTAAGGATCAATTTGAAGATTCTGAAAATATTATAAACGAAATGAAAAAGGAGTATAAAGTAATAATAGTTTCTGCTAGCTTCGATTTTATATTGTCAGATTATTCAGATTATTATGGTATAAATTTATTTGCGAACTCCTTAAATAATAAGCAAGACTTAAATTTTTCCAATAAAGTATATACCATTAAATCTAATTTTAAAAAAGAAGATATTTTAGAAGTAGCTTATGGAAATAGTGAGGGAGATTTTGATATGTTAGAAAGCTCTAAACAAGCTTATTTTAGATATAAAAACGGTAAAATTTTAAAATGGCAAAAATAA
- a CDS encoding formyltransferase family protein, whose translation MKKNFILLTEKKWHLDLFNSLVDKNDDNWILINNKKDFNVDNLNNLKPNLIFIPHWSYIIPSTIYNNFECVVFHMTDLPYGRGGSPLQNLILRGVKKTKISALRVNKGMDTGNIYLKENLLLFGTAQEIFLRATDVILNMIEKIIKNNLRPKPQKGDVVEFKRRKPEDGNIENLTNIEKVYDYIRMLDADGYPNAFLKVGNLKFEFSRASIKNNKTIIADVKITEQ comes from the coding sequence ATGAAAAAGAATTTTATATTACTTACAGAAAAGAAATGGCATCTCGATTTATTTAACTCATTAGTTGATAAAAATGATGATAATTGGATTTTAATAAATAATAAGAAAGATTTTAATGTAGATAATCTTAATAATCTTAAACCTAATTTAATTTTTATACCTCACTGGTCTTATATTATACCTTCAACTATTTACAATAACTTCGAATGTGTCGTTTTTCACATGACGGATTTACCCTATGGAAGAGGTGGAAGTCCTTTGCAAAACCTTATTCTTAGAGGTGTTAAAAAAACAAAAATTAGTGCTTTAAGAGTAAATAAAGGTATGGATACTGGTAATATTTACCTAAAAGAGAATTTATTATTGTTTGGAACTGCTCAAGAAATTTTTTTAAGAGCTACAGATGTTATATTAAATATGATTGAAAAAATTATTAAAAATAATTTAAGACCAAAGCCTCAAAAAGGAGATGTAGTTGAATTTAAGAGAAGAAAACCAGAGGATGGTAATATAGAAAATTTAACAAATATAGAAAAAGTGTATGATTATATTAGAATGTTAGATGCAGACGGATATCCAAATGCATTTCTAAAAGTCGGAAATTTAAAATTTGAATTTTCTAGAGCTTCTATTAAAAACAATAAAACTATTATAGCCGATGTTAAAATCACTGAACAGTAA
- a CDS encoding capsular polysaccharide export protein, LipB/KpsS family has product MSKIIIHVRPWFNQFLLELSEELSTLKNYNEVVFVTMYSECNDFFKSKNKKIILLPELIENTIIDQERLEIIDQLLIKTSFGLNDILEIERFFNEEKYNENYFYKLALVLDSIIDNNSLNICLSLDHFVYCFSSRLTNAKSGSNYAFIPVGVPYNSVVALKDSWSIRVNKINQRKIEKKSLTDRLNVPMTERLIYMKKQTKPNIFKTNSKNAIKYLRKDAEIKNHLNDTGYSIIKKIKNKITSIKSKNFYLPDIKSLDEIENKFVYIPLHMEPEATVIVYSTYFQNQIEMTKLISKVLPYGWQIIIKENPKMLKVRNKEFYKALKSIPNVRFVNMPVESTELIKKSEIVVALSGTSSLEAYLLDKPAILFGTPPHHRLLKYAGYGINYNIKELKEIFTKELNVLDFYNDLEWDNFIGATLPYNMIPKRNNKDQLFIDTKENPPAEFGKFIQDTLFDERG; this is encoded by the coding sequence ATGAGCAAAATTATTATTCATGTAAGACCTTGGTTTAACCAATTTCTGTTAGAATTATCAGAGGAATTAAGCACTCTTAAGAACTATAATGAAGTTGTTTTTGTAACAATGTATTCAGAATGTAATGATTTTTTTAAAAGTAAAAATAAAAAAATTATTTTACTTCCAGAGTTAATCGAAAATACAATAATAGATCAAGAACGTTTAGAAATTATTGATCAATTATTAATAAAAACTAGCTTTGGTTTAAACGATATTTTGGAAATAGAAAGGTTTTTTAATGAAGAAAAATATAATGAGAATTATTTTTATAAACTTGCTTTAGTGCTAGACAGTATAATCGACAATAATTCGTTAAATATCTGTTTATCTTTAGATCATTTTGTTTATTGTTTTAGTTCACGACTTACAAACGCTAAAAGTGGCTCTAATTATGCTTTTATTCCAGTAGGTGTTCCATATAATAGTGTAGTTGCGTTAAAAGACTCTTGGAGTATAAGAGTCAATAAAATTAATCAAAGAAAAATAGAAAAGAAAAGCTTGACAGATAGGCTCAATGTTCCTATGACAGAAAGGCTTATTTATATGAAAAAACAGACAAAACCTAACATATTTAAGACTAATTCGAAGAATGCTATAAAGTATTTGAGAAAAGATGCTGAAATTAAGAATCACTTGAATGATACGGGTTACTCTATTATTAAGAAAATTAAAAACAAAATTACTTCAATTAAGAGTAAGAACTTTTACTTACCTGATATTAAATCTTTAGATGAAATAGAAAATAAATTTGTATACATTCCTCTTCATATGGAACCAGAGGCAACTGTTATTGTTTATAGTACCTATTTTCAAAATCAAATTGAAATGACTAAATTAATCTCAAAAGTTTTACCATATGGTTGGCAAATAATAATAAAAGAGAATCCAAAAATGCTTAAAGTACGCAATAAAGAATTTTATAAAGCACTTAAATCTATACCAAATGTAAGGTTTGTTAATATGCCTGTTGAATCTACAGAATTAATTAAAAAATCTGAAATTGTTGTTGCACTATCTGGAACATCTTCTCTCGAGGCATATTTATTAGATAAACCAGCAATTTTATTTGGAACACCTCCGCACCATAGATTATTAAAATATGCAGGTTATGGTATTAATTATAATATTAAAGAATTAAAGGAAATTTTCACTAAAGAATTAAATGTTTTAGATTTTTATAACGACTTAGAATGGGATAATTTTATTGGAGCAACATTGCCTTATAATATGATTCCAAAAAGAAACAATAAAGATCAGTTATTTATTGATACAAAAGAAAATCCACCTGCGGAATTCGGTAAATTTATCCAAGACACATTATTTGATGAAAGAGGATAG
- a CDS encoding phenylacetate--CoA ligase family protein, which yields MAKIKYNSVYKVFGIASYYLRYKYTQFWSVKKIEKYQFKRLKRQLIKAEKTVYYKKLFNEIGFNPKKDFNKIEDITKVPITLKSNVKKNTENFVIKKYKKKALIFFTSGSTGNPMKAYIHPLHWVVEQGVIYRHWQWGGYSFYNPTAMIRSYSPKIGEPLTKYSKLLNTTYFSPFHLTEKNMFDYYNKMIDLKIEIIRGYPSSVKTFVSFLKNKNLKIPSVKQVLTASEVLTDEDRAIIEEVLDCKVSNHYGLAEQIIMMGDCENHTHLHNYFEYGYLELLNTDIENIKRIIGTNLHNKAMPLIRYDTGDLAVVDNLGCKCSRNGLVVKNIIGRNDQNITTPQGQKIPTVNFYTMMEDFIEINKWQIIYDDKTFLLKYILGDDFSDARKEILLSRLVQRIGHTGFLIELKEDIKLDQTEEGKLKIVIKK from the coding sequence ATGGCAAAAATAAAATATAATTCAGTATATAAAGTTTTTGGAATTGCATCTTATTACTTAAGATATAAATACACGCAGTTTTGGTCAGTTAAAAAAATAGAGAAATACCAGTTCAAGAGGCTAAAAAGACAATTAATTAAAGCAGAGAAAACTGTTTATTATAAAAAATTATTTAACGAAATTGGTTTTAACCCAAAGAAAGATTTCAATAAAATAGAAGACATCACAAAAGTGCCTATTACTCTTAAATCGAATGTTAAAAAAAATACGGAAAATTTCGTTATAAAAAAATACAAAAAAAAAGCACTAATATTTTTTACTTCAGGATCTACAGGCAATCCTATGAAAGCATATATACATCCATTGCATTGGGTTGTAGAGCAGGGTGTTATTTACAGACATTGGCAATGGGGTGGTTATAGTTTCTACAACCCAACAGCTATGATAAGGAGTTATTCACCCAAAATAGGCGAGCCACTTACCAAATATAGTAAGTTGTTAAATACCACTTATTTTAGTCCTTTTCATCTTACTGAAAAAAACATGTTCGATTATTACAATAAAATGATTGATTTGAAAATTGAGATTATAAGGGGTTACCCAAGTAGTGTAAAAACTTTTGTATCTTTTTTAAAAAATAAGAATCTTAAAATTCCAAGTGTAAAGCAAGTATTGACAGCGTCCGAAGTTTTAACAGACGAAGATAGAGCTATAATAGAAGAGGTGTTAGACTGCAAAGTTAGTAATCACTATGGTTTGGCAGAGCAAATAATAATGATGGGAGATTGTGAGAACCATACCCATCTTCATAACTATTTTGAATATGGTTATTTAGAATTATTAAATACAGATATAGAAAATATAAAAAGAATTATCGGAACCAATCTCCACAATAAAGCAATGCCATTAATAAGATATGATACAGGAGATTTAGCTGTCGTAGATAATTTAGGATGCAAGTGTAGCAGAAATGGTTTGGTCGTTAAAAATATTATAGGTAGGAATGATCAAAATATTACAACACCACAAGGTCAAAAAATACCGACTGTCAATTTTTATACAATGATGGAGGATTTTATTGAAATTAATAAATGGCAAATAATCTATGATGATAAAACTTTTCTCTTAAAATACATTTTAGGAGACGATTTTAGTGATGCAAGAAAAGAAATTTTATTAAGTAGGTTAGTGCAAAGAATAGGCCATACAGGGTTTCTAATTGAATTAAAAGAAGACATTAAGTTAGATCAAACAGAAGAAGGTAAACTTAAAATAGTAATAAAAAAATAA
- a CDS encoding pyridoxal phosphate-dependent aminotransferase: protein MNLREKFLKLKNDAGSHSPSINSVLKQIPEIKIEVDACFLSNPYATKLFIEELKTDLFETNEIEKVLEYYPSQSPQIAKYLSKDLQIDSERIFIGNGAIEVIQAFLHNFVDGKIIIPIPTFSSYYEYIINENDVIFYKLKKEDDFRFDVHDYIEFVKANKPNTIVLINPNNPNGYYINESEVDYLLENLSFVENVIIDESFVHFAYEDSDLVQKSCVRFIEKYPNLNIIKSMSKDFGIAGIRAGYGIFSKDKVSKLMKNGFLWNINGLAEYFFKKYSNLEFIEKYELVRKKYIVETQYFQEKLQNLKNVKIYPSKANFVLIEILNGKSSEEIAINLLLDYGVYVRNCDDKIGLKGEFIRVASRSKEENVIILRALENVLNF, encoded by the coding sequence ATGAATTTAAGAGAAAAGTTTTTAAAACTAAAAAATGATGCAGGTTCACACTCACCAAGTATAAATTCTGTTTTAAAACAAATACCAGAAATAAAAATTGAAGTAGATGCTTGTTTTTTGAGCAATCCTTACGCTACAAAATTATTTATTGAAGAATTAAAAACGGATTTATTCGAAACAAATGAAATTGAAAAGGTTTTAGAATATTATCCTTCACAAAGCCCACAAATCGCGAAATATTTATCGAAAGATTTACAAATAGATTCCGAGAGAATTTTTATTGGAAATGGAGCTATAGAAGTAATACAAGCTTTTTTACATAATTTTGTCGATGGAAAAATAATAATTCCAATTCCAACCTTTAGTTCTTACTACGAATATATTATAAATGAGAATGATGTAATTTTTTATAAACTAAAAAAAGAAGACGATTTTCGGTTTGATGTGCATGATTATATAGAATTTGTAAAAGCAAATAAACCTAATACAATTGTTCTAATAAACCCTAATAACCCTAATGGATATTATATTAATGAAAGTGAAGTAGATTATTTGTTAGAAAATTTAAGTTTTGTAGAAAATGTAATTATAGACGAAAGTTTTGTTCATTTTGCATATGAAGATTCAGATTTAGTTCAAAAATCGTGTGTAAGATTTATCGAGAAATATCCAAATTTAAATATCATAAAGAGTATGTCTAAAGACTTTGGAATTGCAGGTATTAGAGCTGGTTATGGTATTTTTTCAAAGGATAAAGTTTCTAAATTAATGAAAAATGGTTTTTTATGGAATATAAATGGCTTAGCAGAATATTTCTTTAAGAAGTATTCAAATCTAGAGTTTATAGAGAAATACGAATTAGTTAGAAAGAAATATATTGTTGAAACTCAATATTTTCAAGAAAAGCTTCAAAATTTAAAAAACGTTAAAATTTACCCTTCAAAGGCTAATTTTGTTCTAATAGAAATTTTAAATGGTAAATCGTCGGAAGAAATAGCAATTAACTTATTGTTAGACTATGGTGTCTACGTTAGAAACTGTGATGATAAAATCGGATTAAAAGGAGAATTTATACGTGTAGCTTCAAGATCAAAAGAAGAAAATGTAATAATATTAAGAGCATTGGAGAATGTACTTAATTTTTAA